From the genome of Pan troglodytes isolate AG18354 chromosome 16, NHGRI_mPanTro3-v2.0_pri, whole genome shotgun sequence:
ATAACCTGGGGGCCAGCATCTCTTTCCTCTTGCCCTCACCCCCAAAGGAGCCAGCAGAGGGCttttctgcccccaccccaggtcCCACTGGGCCAGCCCTCCCTCTGTCCTAGCTCCCACCCTGCCCATGGCCACAGCCCACCACTGGATGACTCCCTCTTACCAGACTGAGGCTCCTGCCCCGCCGCAGGGTGGCATAGAAGTGCAGCACACGGGGGTCACAGCGAACCGCCATGGGGTCAAAGTCCAGCACACGTAGGCCCTGCAGGCTGCGGGCCCGAGAAAGGGCCACATAGGCCTGGCCACTGGCAAACACACGGCCCAGAGAAATCTCCACACAATCCAGGGTCATGCCCTGGGGGATGCAGGGACAGAGATGGAGTCAGCTCAGCCTTAAGTCCCTTGCCCCGAAAGGCCTGACCCTTTACCAGCCCTGCTACTGCCCCTGGATCTCCTCGTCCAGTCCAGAGAGTCTCTAGACAGAGGGAGAGCATGACAGCAGGTGGCTGTCTGAGTAGGAGGGGGACCAGGAGACAGATCCAGGTAAGAGTTGAGGGATGGAGTGAAAGGAAAGCACTCAGGCTCTGGGTCAGACAGGCGTGGAGCTGAATCCAGGCTGCCACTCACTAACTATGTGACATGGGACACATGAGCCCTGGTTTCTTTCTGTGCAAAATAGGATTATTCATTATATCTATACTTTATACTTGATACAGTGGTTGTATACAATTTATACAATTTAACGTATCTAGTGGTGGCTTAGAAAACGGTGGGGCAGGAGATGGCAGAGGGGAAGTGAATGTATCCAGGAAAGGGAGAGGAGGTGGACTTGGAAATTCACTAAAGAAAAGTTtattctgggctgggtgtggtggctcacgcctataatcccggcactttgggaggccgaggcgggcagatcacctgagttcgagaccagcctggccaacatggcaaaaccccatctctactaaaaatacaaaaaattagccaggcgtggtggcggccgcctgtagcccagctactcaggaggctgaggcaggagaatggtgtgaacctgggaggcggagcttgcagtgagccaagatcactgcactccagcctgggcgacagagcaagactctgtctcaaaaaataaaataaaataaaataaaataaaataaaataaaataaaataaaataaaataaaataaaaaaagacacataggccaggcacggtggctcacacctgtaatcccagcactttgggaggctgaggtgagtggatcacgaggtcaggagattgaggccatcctggccaacaaagtgaaacctcatctttactaaaaatacaaaaattagccaggcgtggtggcatgcgcctgtagtcccagctactcaggaggctgaggcaggagaatctcttgaacctgggaggtggaggttgcagtgagccaagatcgcgccactgcactccagcgtgggcgacagagcaagactctgtctcaaaaataaaaaaaagacacatagactgCAACATGCCTGacctccctctgccctccctgtccctgccccCCACACCGGTGCTCACTTGGCTCTTGTGGATGGACATCGCCCAGGCCAGCTGGAGGGGCAGCTGCTGCCGACTGAGGAGCTGGCCCCCGGTGGCCTGCACCGTCCAGCGGTCAGCGTGGATGACCTCAGTGACTCCACACAGGAACCGCACCTGGGGTAGCCCTAAGGAGAGCATGGAGCAGTCCAACTTTAGCTCTGCTTCAGGGCTCTGAGGTGAGGAGCAGGGGCCTTTGGAGCTTTCCTTCCTAGTCTTTTTCTCCCCCCACCATTCCCGGGGCCATGCTGCAAAGCCCCATAGCAGGACTGCCACCTCCTCCCAACACTTACCTCTCCCTTCTGCCTCGAACCCAACTACCACCCCTCGGGCACCATTCACCAGGCCCCGAGACACCGATAAGTTTTTCACCAGCATCACCtgcaagggagagagaggaatggaCAGCAGACCCCCTACCCATGCCTGGTCTTAGCTTCGCCATCGCTGTTCtcagaggctgagggcaggaagcTGTCATGGGGACACTGAATCCCAATCCTTAGCTCTGCCACTGGCTGCCTGTGACCCCTGGGGCAAGTTGCCTTATCTTCCTCGGTCCCAATTTTTCTTTATGTCCATAAAGAGGAATAATATTTGCTCAATTTGCCCCAGAAGGAGGTGGTAAGGGATCAATAAGGCAACCTCTATCACAGGGCTTTGAAAATGATTGGCTTGGTTATAGGTACATCTGTGGACCACAGATCTTGAGGGATGGCCTCTAGGTCCTGCCACCCCTCTCAGATACACTGTGCCTGCATTTTCCCCTTGGGTGCCCTAAGGAAAATCTTCTGCCCACCCCCAACATTGAGGGAGGAATCAGGACTGTCTCCTGTTTATAAAGTATACTACAGAAGATAGCTGTGTGGGGTAGGTATTTCATTCCCCATTTTTAGGGATGAGGGGACAGAGCTTCAGCAAGGGAAAGAAATTTGCCCAAAACAACACTGCTTGGAGGACCTCCTGGTGtaggaagagaaaaacagtagAAAGCTTAAGATGGGAAGGTGGGTGGGAACAGGAGGCAGGGAGGTTTTCAGTGTGGTCAAAGCTGGGCCCACTGGCTGCAGAGTGGCCTGGGCAGAGGGGTAGGGATCAGCAAGGCCCATGCGGGACAGCCCAAGCTCCCAGGGGCTAGGCCCTGCTTCCCACTCACCTGGGCCCCCAGCTTTAGTTGAAGGAGCTGGCTAACAGGACACTGGGCATCCAGGGTACTGGCCAGCTCAGGGTTGCTGTCCATAGCCTCAAATCTGTGTACCTTACCTGGAGAAAAAGAGTTGAGCAAACAGATCACAAATCACTGACTTGTGACTCAGCATCCcaaaaaagacttttttaaaatttaaatttaatttaattttattttttgagaaggagtttcgctctgttgcccagactggagtgcaaaggcatgatctcggctcactgcaacctctgcctcccgggttcaagcgattctcctcagcctcccgaatagctgggattacaggtgcccactaccacatctggctaatttttttctatttttagtagagatggggttttgccatgttgggcaggctggtctcgaactgctggcttcaggtgatctgcctgtctcggcttcctaaagtgctggaattacaggtgtgacccaccactcccagcctccaaaaaaaactattagaccAGAGCACGGGGGTAGGGAGTAGAGGCAGCGCAGGCCTGGGGGGCTGTGGAATTTAGTTCATCACACCTCTCAAAGTCACAGTTGCATTTGCAAATATGAGGGCCTTTATGGCTTCAGAGGTTGGGGGCCTAGGACCCAGAGGCCCAGGTTGCCTGGGGGCTACATCTGCTTATAACTCTTCCCAGCTGGTCTTGCCCAGCCCAGGCTCCCTGCTCACCTGGCAGCTCCTGAAGCCGCCTCTCGTTGGTGAGGGCCACATCATCCTGGTGGGTGCAGAGCCTCGTGGCCACAATCCCATCTCGCCCCACCTTGTGGGAAGCTGTGGCCTGGAGCTGGCGGGTCACCTCATCTGAACACCTGTTGGGGCTGGACTGTCAGGGCAGAGCCCACCTGTGCAGCAGGGGAGGTGGGGAACATGGGCAGGATGGCTCAAGCCGCAGGCCAAGGGTCAGGCCTTGGGACTGGAAGAGGGCACCAGGGAAGAGTTGCTGCCCCCTCAAGCTGGCCAACCTGTCCCTTCCAAACTTGGACCCCAAACATGGGGAATAAGCAGGGGCAGGGTACTGAGCTTTGATCACATGTGGGCACCCTTCCCTGTGCTGCCCCAGGTCAGAGCTGGCCACCCTCGCACTCCATAATGCTCCTGAGGAAGTTGGCTATGATGAGTGAGCACAGGCTGGAGATTTGCAGGACCCAGATTGGCCTCCAGGGTACAATCTTCTATCCACTTGCCTCCTACCTTGGGTGAAAAATCTAGcttatgtttctgttttgtttttgttttttgagacggagtctcgctctgtcaccaggctgcagtgcagtggcatgatcttggctcactgcaacctccgcctccctggtttaagcgattctcctgcctcagcctcccaagtagctgggactacaggtgcgtgccaccacgcccagctaatttttgtatttttagtagagactgggtttcaccaggttggccaggctggtctcaaactcctgatcttgtgatccgcctgcctcagcctcccaaagtgctgggattacaggcgtgagccaccgtgcccagcccctgacACCTACTTTATGCCAGGCCTTGTGCTAGGTGATGGAGACCCAACCCTGAGGGAGGCTAGGTCCCAGCACTCACAGAGCAACCATCTCCTATGGTGCCATGATGGTCTTGACTACAATCCATCCTGAGTTGTCCAGTGTCCTGCCCAAGGCTCCTCTTCCTGCATGGAGTGCTTGCTCCTGAGGGTAACAATTCTACCCCTTCTGTGGGTCCCTCTCTGTGTTCCACTGTGGCCCATGCCTGGATCCTCATCCCATAGCCCCTTCCCCAACCAGCAGAGCTCACCTGCCTAGCCTCACGGCCTGCAGTAGAGAGATGAAGGTctggtctgcctgcctccacaCCTTGGTCAGCTCCAGGGTCACTGGCACACACCTCTTCCAGCTCTTGGActggtgggggcagggtgggggtgggtcaAGGAGCAGAGCAGACCCCCAAGGAGAGCAGAGCTAGGAGGTGAGTAATACCTGGAAGCAGAACCGTGGGGGCTGGGAGCCCTTGGTCACAGGTGGCAGCTGCAGAAAGTCCCCACAGATGATGAGCTGGATCCCTCCGAATGGCTTGTTCTGCTGCCGGACAGCTCTGGAGAGGAGCGTGGGGTGCTTTAGGGGCACACAGAAGACCACCAGGTCCCAGTTCTCACCTGCTGCCCTCTGAACATACTGACCTGGCCACGGCCTCCAGTTTGTCAAACAGGTCTGCCTCCACCATTGAGATCTCGTCAATGACCAACCGCTGGCAGTTCAGCCAGCCCTGCCGCACGCCTGGCCTTTGGGCCAGGGCCACACACTGGGCTAGAGGAGCCTGGCCTGAGCCGATGCCTGTGAGTGACACTATTCAGCCTGGGCTAATACCCAaagcctctctttttttttttttttttttttgagaggtctctttctgtcacccaggctgaagtgcagtggcacaatcttggctcactgtaacctgggcctcatgggctcaagcgatcctcccacctcaacctccatagtagctgggactacaggcacacaccaccatgctcagctaattttgttttgttttgttttgagatggagtctcgctgtgtcgcccaggctcaagtgcagtggcgtgatctcggctcactgcaagctctgcctcctgggttcacactattctcctgcctcagcctccagagtagctgggactacaggcgcttgccaccatgcctggctaatttttttgtatttttagtagagacggggttttaccatgttagccaggatagtcttgatctcctgaccttgtgatctgcccgcctcggcctcccaaagtgctgggattacaggcgtgagccaccgcgcccggccgctaatttttaaattttgtggagacagggtttactgtgttggccaggctggtctcaaactcctgggctcaagcgatcctcccaccttggcctcctaaaattttgggattacaagagtgagccacggcgcccagcccccAAAACTCCCTCTTTATGCagacctcccctctctcccttcccagaAGCTGGGCTTGCTCTTAGCTCAAGCTCTAGGGGTTCCTACTTACCTGCAAAGGCATGGAGGGTGGTGCCCCCGATGTGGCAGGCTGCCACCCCAGTGCTGGCAGTGGCCACAGTGCCTGTGGGGGGCAGTGAGCCCAGGATTCGCTTTAGCAGATATGACTTCCCTGTTCCTGGACAGGGGCAAAGTTAGACAGGTCTCCCTGTTCCTCTATCCCACCCCACCACTGTCCCCCTACCTCCTCTCTGCCCCCACTACCTGCACTCCCAGTGAAGAAGATGCTCTGGCCTTTCAGGACGGCCCTCAGCACAGCAGCCTGTTCCTCAGAAAGCTGTGGCTTGGTGGAGGGCAAGCTCAGCCTCTTCACAGGCAGGGGCCACCTTGGGGCTTCCTGGGGGGAACAGAGCTATCTCAGAGCATCCTCCCACCCGCTAGGCATTACCCCCACCCTTCTTGGCCCATGTGCAATGCTGGGCCTGGTAACCCTTTGTCCTCTACTGCCTTCATTCCATGGAGCTCTTGGGTTTGCCTGGAGAGCTTGCCAGCAACTCTTGGGGTCCCGATCTCTCCTTGTGCCCTGAAGACCCCCATTGTCCAGTCCTGGGCAGACCACACCAGTGTGGTCTACACCCTCCCTTAGCTCCTTCCCCTGGGTTCCCTAACCCTTCTCATCCTGTCACTAAAGTTTCCTTCCTGTCACCTAAGTTTCTCTTCCTATCACAAACCTGTTTCTCACCTCAAAATACccaagcaaaaccctgtctagcCAGGGCCCCTTCTTATCCTGTCTCTGTCCTCTTGCCAGCTTAGTGTCAAACCCTGGTGGGCTATGATTCACCTGCCCCAGCCCACAAAAATTGTCAAACCCACCAGACTTTTTTCCCCTCATCTGCTTCAACTGTTGGCTGCCCAGGACACGAATGACCACTTCATTTTCTCCATAAGCTCCTCTACTCTGGGCCTATTACCCTCTCCCAGCATTCTTTCTGTAGTCCTTTGCaagcctccttctcttctttctctcttgctctttttttttttttttttgaggaagagtcgcgctctgtcacccaggctggagtgcagtggcgcgatctaggctcactgaaacctctgcctcccgggttcaagctattctcctgcctcagcctcccaagtagctgggattacaggcgcccgccaccgcgcctggctaatttttgtatttttagtagatacgaggtttcaccatgttggccaggctggcctcagatctcctaacctcaggtgatccactttagcctcccaaagtgctgggattacaggcgtgagccaccatgcccggcctctgctttctcttttaatGTAGCCAGGTCCCATTTCCTGTTTTGATTTACTCCATTTCAGGGATTACACTATAACAACCACAGGCACAATTCCCACACCCCTGTCATACTGAGATGTCAGATGGGTATCAAATACCCACACCGGCTTCCCCTCAAACTTGGGTCTCTAGGTCTCTGCCATCTTAAAGAATGGCACATCTACTCCTAAAGGTGTCCCTTCTTTCCCGTCCTCACTGTGCTAGGCTCGGCCCCAGCCTGGGGCTCCACAGGCCGCTTCACCAGCGTAGTGTCCGGAACCCGGGTGGCCGCCCTGAGCCGCCGCTCCTCGGGCTGCACAGGGCTGATGGTGACGAAGTCGCGGGGCCGCGGGCCCAGCAGCTGCGCTCGGGCGGAGGCCGGCCCGGGACCCGGGGCCGCAGCCAGCTTGAGGCGCAATGTGCGCAGGAAGCGGCGCAGGCGGTCTGGGGGGCAGTCCGAGAGCAGCAGCTGCACTGCGCCGGCCCCCGGGGTGTCGTGGGCGGGGAGCCGCAGGGTGCTGCGCCCGGCCTCGGCGAAACGCGTGAAGAGGCGCGCGGCGCGCAGAGGGAAGCAGCGCGGCCGCCCCGCGGGTCCTGGCGCTTGCAGCCGCAGCATCAACTCGCGGCGCTCGTTGCGACCCAGGCTCAGCTCCGCGGTGCGCAGGGCCTGGCGCCTTCGCGGCTGCCCGCCCGGGCTCAGCTCCTCCACAGCCACGCGGCACCGCAGCTCCGAGTCCTCGTATTCCCCTGCCGCCGCCTCTATGCCCGAGAGCATCGTCACCGCCTCTGCTGGTCTGCGAAGACACCGGAGCACAGGGGTCATGAGGATTCATGAGACGTAATGGGTGCTATAGGGGACGTAATGGGTGCTATAAAGGACGTGACAGGGAGCAGGGTCAAGGCTACACAGGATCACGAGGACTGTCACTGGTAACACAAAGAGGTCACAAAGACGGAGAAAGGGCTTTGGGCTAACCAAAAATCCACCCTTAGAATGTgccctgggccgggcgcagtggctcacgctttaatcccagcactttgggaggctaaagtgggcggatcacctgaagttaggagttctgagaccagcttggccaacatggtgaaacctcgtctctactaaaaatacaaaaattagccgggcgtggtggcgggcgcttgtaattccagcactttgggaggctgaagaaggaagatcgcttgagcccaggaactcgaggccatcctgggcaacaaagcgacaccctctaattaaaaaaaaaatacatacatataaatacatacatatgcatacattatatatatgtgtgtgtgtatatatatatacacatatatatacacacacgcacccTGCTACacaatttacatttctatatatccaatttctatatatatatatacacacactatatatacaatttctatacacacacacacacacacacacacacacatatacacacacaccgtGCTACATAACAATTTCCAGAGCGGCGGATGGGCACCGAGGATTAGGGAGCCTCAGGTGTCCTGCAAGGACCTCACTAGAACAGGGGTCCCTGCGCAGAAAGAATCCTCCTTCCCCGAGACCCAGGGCGAGCACATGAATCCTCAGAGTCCTCTCCCcaggaagcaggagaatcgccggTGGGGAGATGCAAAGAGGGCTGCCGTGTAATAAGCGACTTCTGCCTTGTAGGTACATTCACTGGCTTATATGCAGCGGGCAGGTCTCACTCTTCCCCGTGTACAGACGTGGAAACAGGCTAAGAGAGGGAAACTCACTTGCCCTTCATAAGCCACAGCGGCTAGTAGTCAAAGTCAGTGTGATTCCCATGCCCTCGCGCTTCCCACCACCAAGGTGGGGACGAGGTGGAAAATATTCGGCTAGGGAAATCGCGGGGGACCCTGGGACCCTAGAAGCCGTGCTCCCTCAGGCTGACCCATTTGTCTGCACCCTCCCGCCGGAAACCCCTAGATAAATCAGGCTCTTTGCTCCCCACCTCTGGGTTCGGGCAGACACTCACTTGTGCCGACACTCAGATGAACAAGCAGATCGTAGCCGGCCTGTGGCTAAGCTCCGAAACTAGAAATTTTTCAAATGCTAGAGGCAGAAAATCACCCAATCACCGACTGGATCTTTAAATTCTCCAGCCACTCAGAGGTAGGGGCGTAACAATGGGCGTGTCTTTCTTTGCGCCTCTACTCCAGGAGCTTGGGCTGTACCAATTGCCTGCTAGAGGAAGGAGGTTTATGGTTGTGGCCGAGCATACCAAATCCAGTggacggctgggcgtggtgggaggagGCCGCCGCTGCGGCAGCCACCCGGCGGCGCGTGGTGTCGGGTCTGAAAACCCTACGCGACTCCGAAGATTTATTTTCAGAACCATCCTTCCAGCACACTCCCTCTCCCCTCTAGCCCGCACGCAGAGGCTGGGCTTAGCCTTGGGGAAGATCTGCCTTTGGACTCTGACACCCCTGTTTACACTCACAGTACCGTTGTCCAGTTCTGGGCAGACCACCCCAAGGCCTGCCCAatccctcccccgcccccaacTCTACATCCTTCTCTGCCTTTGTAAGGGACTTTACGCTTTGGCTCTCTCACTCACCTGAGGCCCATGAGTGAGAAACTCTGAGACCTGTGCCACGTGCCAGAGGGTACAGCGGAAGCGAGTAGAGTCTCTGTCTTCAGGGAAATTTTATCCCTCTTCTTGCACAGGATGCTGAAAGAATTTACTTTTAATCATCTTTATTATCTCATTGAAGCTTGGAATTACATAGCTGGAAAGGATCTTACAGGTGAGTCTGgctacctcattttacagataatgataAGTACCATGGATTAAAttgccctttcctttcctttttccttcttagggctcactctgtcgcccaggctgtagtggagtgcagtggcgcaatctctgctcactgcaacctctgccgtggcgcgatcgtggctcactgcaacctccgcctcctgggctctggtgatcctcccgcctcagccccccaggtagctggaactacagatgcacacccagctaatttatatatatatatatatacacacacacacacacacacacacatatatatacacacacacatatatatacacacatatatatatacacacatatatatatatataatttttttttcgtaTAGACGGGAtgtcaccatgtttcccaggcttgtctcgaactccagaggtcaaacgatccacccaccgtggcctcccgaagtcctaggattacaggcatgagcccggaccttatttttcaaatgagaaaaaagcaAGGCTTCCAGAGATTTTACTGAAGGTCACATAGCTGATATGGAGAGCAAAACCAAACATTGAACCCAGATTACCTGCTCGCTTAATCACTCCATGGGGTTTAGCTACTATACCACACTGCTCCCAGTCTGTTAGCGGTAGAGGGTGGTGACTGaaagttgtccaggttcttggcgttttgaacaaagaattggacaaaatgcccatcaaagcaaagaaacaatgaagcaacaaaagaacaaaagcagGAATTTTTTGAAAACGAAAGTacggctaggcgcggtggctcacgtctgtaatcccagcactttgggaggccgaggtggggggatcacttgaggtcagcagttccagaccaccctgaccaacatggtgaaaccctgtctctactaaaaatacaaaaatttccgGGTGTCGTGgtggacatctgtaatcccagctgcttgggaggctgaggcatgagaatcacttgaatccaggaggcagaagatgcagtgagcctggatcgtgccgctgcactccagcctgagcgacagagcgagaacttgtctcaaaacaaacaacaacaacaacaaaaaacaaaaacgaaagtacactccacagtgtgggaggggACCCGAGATACAGAATTTTCTTGGGTTCAAATACCCCCTAGAAGTTTCCCATTGGGAACTTTACGCTTACTTCATGTAACTGAAGTGGTAGGGataatcagtctgattggttgcagacaGCAACCATTCAGAGGCCggagtgaagttacaaagttgcaaACGAAGACTGGACCCACACTCGTATGATTTGTTGCAGACAGCCAATCTCCCATCTGCCAATCTCCCATCTGCCATGCGGGAAACGTCAAAGGGAGTAGCCTTTGGTCCTTTTGTCCTTGTCCTTACTTAGGAGTGGAAGTtagagttttccttttttttttttttttttttttgggagacagagtctggctctgtgctctgttgcccaggccggagtgcagtggcaggatctcggctcactgcaacttctgcctcctgggttcaagcgattcttctgcctcagcttcccaagtagctgggactacaggtgcgtgccaccatgcccatttaatttttgtatatttggtagagatggggtttcaccatattggccaggctggtctcgaactcctgacttcgtgatccgcctacctcggcctcccaaagtgctgagattacaggcgtgagccaacatgcccggccagggttttctttttttttcttcttcttcttcttatttttttgaggtggagtctctatttgttgccaggctggagtgcagaggcgctatcttggctcactgcaacctctgcctcccccattcaagcgattctcctgccttagcctcccaagtagctaggactacaggtgcatgccaccatgcccagctaatttttgtatatttagtagagacggggtttcaccatgttggcctggatggtctcaatctcttgacctcgtgatctgcccgcctcggcctcccaaagtgatgggattacaggtgtgagccactgtgcccagccgggttttccttttaatttagttctaggaagtcggCGTGAaacagccttaggttccctgcctccagaccctgttcTTCTGCCTCAAGGTGACTGGCCTAGCTTCATGAAAGGTATAACCTGGACTGGAATCTCAGCTAGTAACAGCCACTGCAATGCCTTTCCAGTGGATGCTACCCTAAGCAGGTTTCCATAATGTCtcaagcctctgttttctcaaaatgggagaaagataaaaatagtCTAAAATTGattggtgatagttgcacaacccCGTGACTATACTGAAAACCATTGAATCGAATGCTTTGAATGCttaaattgtatggtatgtgaattatatctccataaacctgttagaaatcttttttttttttttttttttttttttgagacaggttgtcactctgccacccaggctggagtacagtggcacaatcataactcactgccgccttgaccttcctgctcaagtgatcctcccatctcagcctcccaagtagttggaactacagatgactaccaccacgcctagcaaatttttgtatattttatagagactagggtctcgccatgttgcccaggctggtctcgaactcctggtctcaagagatctgccagcctcagcctgccagagtgctgggattacaggagtgtgccaccatgcctggcttgaaaGAAATCTTGAGAGATATTTTTCTTCTCCAGTGTTGTCTTGACATATATTGAATATCAGTGGCATGCGTCATTGTGTATGAGTAAATGAGTAGGTTAAGAAAAattttcagctgggtgtggtggctcacgtctgtaatcccaccactttgggaagctgaggcaggtggatcatgaggtcaggagttcaagaccagcctggccaaggtggtgaaaccccatctttactaaaaatacaaaaattagctgggtgtggttgcaggcacctgtaatcccagctactcgggaggctgaggcaggagaatcgcttgaacccaggagacagaggttgcagtgagccaggatcgcaccactgcactccagcctgggcgacagagcgagactctgtctcaaaaaaaaaaaaaaaaaaaaaaaaagagagagagaaaagttttCAAGGTCAttatggtaggcagaataatgacccCCTTCCCCAAAATGTCCATGTTCAAATCCCCAGAATTTGTGAATATTATCTTACattggcaaaagggactttgcagatatgattaagttttttttgttgtttgtttttttttttttgaggcggagtttcactctttttgcccaggctagaatgcaatggcatgatctcagctcactacaatctccacctcccgggttcaagcaattc
Proteins encoded in this window:
- the PIF1 gene encoding ATP-dependent DNA helicase PIF1 isoform X1, whose amino-acid sequence is MLSGIEAAAGEYEDSELRCRVAVEELSPGGQPRRRQALRTAELSLGRNERRELMLRLQAPGPAGRPRCFPLRAARLFTRFAEAGRSTLRLPAHDTPGAGAVQLLLSDCPPDRLRRFLRTLRLKLAAAPGPGPASARAQLLGPRPRDFVTISPVQPEERRLRAATRVPDTTLVKRPVEPQAGAEPSTEAPRWPLPVKRLSLPSTKPQLSEEQAAVLRAVLKGQSIFFTGSAGTGKSYLLKRILGSLPPTGTVATASTGVAACHIGGTTLHAFAGIGSGQAPLAQCVALAQRPGVRQGWLNCQRLVIDEISMVEADLFDKLEAVARAVRQQNKPFGGIQLIICGDFLQLPPVTKGSQPPRFCFQSKSWKRCVPVTLELTKVWRQADQTFISLLQAVRLGRCSDEVTRQLQATASHKVGRDGIVATRLCTHQDDVALTNERRLQELPGKVHRFEAMDSNPELASTLDAQCPVSQLLQLKLGAQVMLVKNLSVSRGLVNGARGVVVGFEAEGRGLPQVRFLCGVTEVIHADRWTVQATGGQLLSRQQLPLQLAWAMSIHKSQGMTLDCVEISLGRVFASGQAYVALSRARSLQGLRVLDFDPMAVRCDPRVLHFYATLRRGRSLSLESPDDDEAASDQENMDPNL
- the PIF1 gene encoding ATP-dependent DNA helicase PIF1 isoform X2; this translates as MGLRPAEAVTMLSGIEAAAGEYEDSELRCRVAVEELSPGGQPRRRQALRTAELSLGRNERRELMLRLQAPGPAGRPRCFPLRAARLFTRFAEAGRSTLRLPAHDTPGAGAVQLLLSDCPPDRLRRFLRTLRLKLAAAPGPGPASARAQLLGPRPRDFVTISPVQPEERRLRAATRVPDTTLVKRPVEPQAGAEPSTEAPRWPLPVKRLSLPSTKPQLSEEQAAVLRAVLKGQSIFFTGSAGTGKSYLLKRILGSLPPTGTVATASTGVAACHIGGTTLHAFAGIGSGQAPLAQCVALAQRPGVRQGWLNCQRLVIDEISMVEADLFDKLEAVARAVRQQNKPFGGIQLIICGDFLQLPPVTKGSQPPRFCFQSKSWKRCVPVTLELTKVWRQADQTFISLLQAVRLGRCSDEVTRQLQATASHKVGRDGIVATRLCTHQDDVALTNERRLQELPGKVHRFEAMDSNPELASTLDAQCPVSQLLQLKLGAQVMLVKNLSVSRGLVNGARGVVVGFEAEGRGLPQVRFLCGVTEVIHADRWTVQATGGQLLSRQQLPLQLAWAMSIHKSQGMTLDCVEISLGRVFASGQAYVALSRARSLQGLRVLDFDPMAVRCDPRVLHFYATLRRGRSLSLESPDDDEAASDQENMDPNL